One genomic segment of Impatiens glandulifera chromosome 6, dImpGla2.1, whole genome shotgun sequence includes these proteins:
- the LOC124942243 gene encoding metal tolerance protein 1-like, whose amino-acid sequence MEVHINEDEHTTSGVIVKKFCGEVKCGFSDSKNSSNEEQERTASMRKLGIAVGLCVIFMAVEVVGGIKANSLAILTDAAHLLSDVAAFAISLFSIWASGWEANPRQSYGFFRIEILGALVSIQMIWLLAGILVYEAITRLLHETGEVQGFLMFLVATFGLIVNIIMAVLLGHDHGHGHSHGDHDHDHNGHGHSHGDHDHDHHEHDHGDEEQPLIKDGKKKKTRNINVQGAYLHVLGDSIQSIGVMIGGGLIWWKPQWKVIDLICTLVFSVIVLGTTINLLRNILEVLMESTPREIDAGKLEKGICEMDEVVAIHELHIWAITVGKILLACHVKIKPEENADLVLDKVIEYIRREYNISHVTIQIERE is encoded by the coding sequence ATGGAAGTGCATATCAATGAAGATGAACATACGACAAGTGGTGTTATCGTTAAGAAATTTTGCGGGGAAGTAAAATGTGGGTTCTCAGATTCCAAGAACAGTTCGAATGAAGAACAAGAACGTACAGCCTCTATGAGGAAACTAGGTATCGCGGTTGGACTCTGTGTCATCTTTATGGCAGTTGAAGTTGTCGGAGGCATCAAAGCTAATAGTCTCGCCATTTTGACTGACGCGGCCCACTTGTTGTCTGATGTGGCGGCCTTCGCGATTTCCTTGTTCTCGATATGGGCATCGGGGTGGGAAGCAAACCCTCGACAATCCTATGGTTTCTTTAGGATTGAGATACTCGGGGCCTTAGTTTCCATTCAGATGATTTGGCTTCTTGCGGGTATCCTTGTTTATGAAGCCATTACGAGACTCCTTCACGAAACGGGTGAAGTCCAAGGATTTCTTATGTTTCTCGTCGCTACTTTCGGTCTAATTGTCAATATTATAATGGCTGTCTTATTAGGCCACGATCACGGGCATGGTCATAGCCATGGGGACCATGATCATGATCATAATGGGCATGGTCATAGCCACGGGGaccatgatcatgatcatcacGAGCATGATCATGGAGATGAGGAGCAACCACTAATTAAAGAtggaaagaagaaaaaaacgaGAAATATAAACGTGCAAGGGGCATATCTTCATGTGCTCGGAGATTCGATACAAAGTATTGGCGTGATGATTGGCGGGGGACTTATATGGTGGAAACCGCAATGGAAGGTTATTGATCTAATTTGCACACTTGTGTTTTCAGTGATTGTGTTGGGAACGACGATCAATTTGTTAAGGAATATCCTCGAGGTTTTGATGGAGAGCACTCCAAGAGAGATTGATGCGGGTAAGCTAGAAAAGGGAATATGCGAGATGGATGAAGTGGTGGCGATTCATGAGTTGCATATTTGGGCGATTACGGTTGGTAAGATTTTGTTAGCTTGTCACGTGAAAATCAAACCTGAAGAAAATGCAGATTTGGTACTAGATAAGGTTATAGAGTATATTAGGCGAGAATACAATATTAGTCATGTTACTATTCAAATAGAACGGGAGTGA